Proteins encoded within one genomic window of Macaca fascicularis isolate 582-1 chromosome 16, T2T-MFA8v1.1:
- the NSRP1 gene encoding nuclear speckle splicing regulatory protein 1 isoform X3, translated as MKQTKLEIQKALAEDATVYEYDSIYDEMQKKKEENNPKLLLGKDRKPKYIHNLLKAVEIRKKEQEKRMEKKIQREREMEKGEFDDKEAFVTSAYKKKLQERAEEEEREKRAAALEACLDVTKQRDLSGFYRHLLNQAVGEEEVPKCSFREARSGIKEEKSRGYSKEVSSKSRIPQEKCILQTDVKVEKNPDADSDFDAKSSEDDEVEETRVNCRREKVIETPENDSKHHRNQNHSRSPSEERGHSARHHTKGSRTSRGHEKREDQHQQKQSRDQENHYTDRDYWKERDSHRHREASHRDSHWKRPEQEDKPRSRDQRERSDRVWKREKDREKYSQREQERDRQQNDQNRHSEKGEKEEKSKAKEEHMKVRKERYENNDKYRDREKREVSVQSSERNRDRKESSPNSRAKDTFLDQEISNKMRNIAKDKERNQEKASNSESSLGTKHRLTEERQEKGKEPDRPPEAVSKFAKRNNEETVMSARDRYLARQMARVNTKTYIEKEDD; from the exons ATGAAACAG accaaaCTGGAAATCCAGAAGGCCCTTGCAGAAGATGCTACTGTGTATGAATATGACAGTATTTATGatgaaatgcagaaaaaaaaggaggaaaataatcCCAAATTGCTTTTGGGGAAAGACCGAAAG ccCAAGTATATTCACAACTTGCTAAAAGCTGTTGAGATCAGAAAAAAGGAAcaggaaaaaagaatggaaaagaaaatccagAGAGAACGAGAAATGGAAAAGGGAGAGTTTGATGATAAAGAAGCATTTGTGACGTCTGCATATAAGAAAAAACTGCAAGAGAgagctgaggaagaagaaagagaaaagagggctGCTGCACTGGAAG CATGTTTGGATGTAACCAAGCAGAGAGATCTCAGTGGATTTTATAGGCACCTATTAAATCAAGCAGTTGGTGAAGAGGAAGTACCTAAATGCAGCTTTCGTGAAGCCAG atctggtataaaggaagaaaaatcaaggGGCTACTCCAAAGAAGTAAGTTCAAAAAGCAGAATACCACAGGAGAAATGCATTCTTCAAACTGATGTGAAAGTAGAGAAAAACCCAGATGCGGACAGTGACTTTGATGCTAAGAGCAGTGAGGATGATGAAGTAGAAGAAACTAGAGTGAACTGCAGAAGGGAAAAGGTCATAGAGACTCCTGAGAATGACTCCAAGCACCACAGGAATCAAAACCACTCTCGGTCACCTAGTGAAGAAAGAGGGCACAGTGCCAGACACCACACGAAAGGATCACGAACATCGAGAGGACATGAGAAAAGGGAAGATCAGCACCAACAGAAGCAATCCAGAGACCAGGAGAACCATTACACTGACCGTGATTACTGGAAAGAAAGGGATTCTCATAGGCACAGAGAGGCCAGTCATAGAGATTCCCATTGGAAGAGGCCTGAACAGGAAGATAAACCAAGGTCAAGggaccaaagagaaagaagtgacAGAGtgtggaaaagggagaaagacagggagaaaTATTCCcaaagagaacaagaaagagaTAGACAACAAAATGATCAGAACCGACACagtgagaaaggagagaaggaagagaaaagcaaagcaaaggaaGAGCATATGAAAGTAAGGAAGGAAAGAtatgaaaataatgataaatacagagatagagaaaaaCGAGAAGTAAGTGTTCAATCTTCAGAAAGAAATCGAGATAGAAAGGAAAGCAGCCCAAATTCTAGGGCAAAGGATACATTTCTTGACCAAGAAATATCCAACAAAATGAGAAACATAGcaaaggacaaagaaagaaaccaggagaAAGCCTCTAATTCTGAATCATCACTGGGAACAAAAcacagactcacagaggaaaGGCAAGAGAAGGGTAAAGAACCAGACAGACCACCTGAGGCAGTGAGCAAGTTTGCAAAGCGGAACAATGAAGAAACTGTAATGTCAGCTAGAGACAGGTACTTGGCCAGGCAGATGGCGCGGGTTAATACAAAGACCTATATTGAGAAAGAAGATGATTGA
- the NSRP1 gene encoding nuclear speckle splicing regulatory protein 1 isoform X2, translating to MARSQLTATSASRVQAILLPQSLKYLGLQTSVSESLQREAAKKQAMKQTKLEIQKALAEDATVYEYDSIYDEMQKKKEENNPKLLLGKDRKPKYIHNLLKAVEIRKKEQEKRMEKKIQREREMEKGEFDDKEAFVTSAYKKKLQERAEEEEREKRAAALEACLDVTKQRDLSGFYRHLLNQAVGEEEVPKCSFREARSGIKEEKSRGYSKEVSSKSRIPQEKCILQTDVKVEKNPDADSDFDAKSSEDDEVEETRVNCRREKVIETPENDSKHHRNQNHSRSPSEERGHSARHHTKGSRTSRGHEKREDQHQQKQSRDQENHYTDRDYWKERDSHRHREASHRDSHWKRPEQEDKPRSRDQRERSDRVWKREKDREKYSQREQERDRQQNDQNRHSEKGEKEEKSKAKEEHMKVRKERYENNDKYRDREKREVSVQSSERNRDRKESSPNSRAKDTFLDQEISNKMRNIAKDKERNQEKASNSESSLGTKHRLTEERQEKGKEPDRPPEAVSKFAKRNNEETVMSARDRYLARQMARVNTKTYIEKEDD from the exons ACCTCCGTGAGTGAAAGCCTTCAGAGGGAAGCTGCTAAGAAGCAGGCCATGAAACAG accaaaCTGGAAATCCAGAAGGCCCTTGCAGAAGATGCTACTGTGTATGAATATGACAGTATTTATGatgaaatgcagaaaaaaaaggaggaaaataatcCCAAATTGCTTTTGGGGAAAGACCGAAAG ccCAAGTATATTCACAACTTGCTAAAAGCTGTTGAGATCAGAAAAAAGGAAcaggaaaaaagaatggaaaagaaaatccagAGAGAACGAGAAATGGAAAAGGGAGAGTTTGATGATAAAGAAGCATTTGTGACGTCTGCATATAAGAAAAAACTGCAAGAGAgagctgaggaagaagaaagagaaaagagggctGCTGCACTGGAAG CATGTTTGGATGTAACCAAGCAGAGAGATCTCAGTGGATTTTATAGGCACCTATTAAATCAAGCAGTTGGTGAAGAGGAAGTACCTAAATGCAGCTTTCGTGAAGCCAG atctggtataaaggaagaaaaatcaaggGGCTACTCCAAAGAAGTAAGTTCAAAAAGCAGAATACCACAGGAGAAATGCATTCTTCAAACTGATGTGAAAGTAGAGAAAAACCCAGATGCGGACAGTGACTTTGATGCTAAGAGCAGTGAGGATGATGAAGTAGAAGAAACTAGAGTGAACTGCAGAAGGGAAAAGGTCATAGAGACTCCTGAGAATGACTCCAAGCACCACAGGAATCAAAACCACTCTCGGTCACCTAGTGAAGAAAGAGGGCACAGTGCCAGACACCACACGAAAGGATCACGAACATCGAGAGGACATGAGAAAAGGGAAGATCAGCACCAACAGAAGCAATCCAGAGACCAGGAGAACCATTACACTGACCGTGATTACTGGAAAGAAAGGGATTCTCATAGGCACAGAGAGGCCAGTCATAGAGATTCCCATTGGAAGAGGCCTGAACAGGAAGATAAACCAAGGTCAAGggaccaaagagaaagaagtgacAGAGtgtggaaaagggagaaagacagggagaaaTATTCCcaaagagaacaagaaagagaTAGACAACAAAATGATCAGAACCGACACagtgagaaaggagagaaggaagagaaaagcaaagcaaaggaaGAGCATATGAAAGTAAGGAAGGAAAGAtatgaaaataatgataaatacagagatagagaaaaaCGAGAAGTAAGTGTTCAATCTTCAGAAAGAAATCGAGATAGAAAGGAAAGCAGCCCAAATTCTAGGGCAAAGGATACATTTCTTGACCAAGAAATATCCAACAAAATGAGAAACATAGcaaaggacaaagaaagaaaccaggagaAAGCCTCTAATTCTGAATCATCACTGGGAACAAAAcacagactcacagaggaaaGGCAAGAGAAGGGTAAAGAACCAGACAGACCACCTGAGGCAGTGAGCAAGTTTGCAAAGCGGAACAATGAAGAAACTGTAATGTCAGCTAGAGACAGGTACTTGGCCAGGCAGATGGCGCGGGTTAATACAAAGACCTATATTGAGAAAGAAGATGATTGA
- the NSRP1 gene encoding nuclear speckle splicing regulatory protein 1 isoform X1, producing MAIPGRQYGLILPKKTQQLHPVLQKPSVFGDDSDDDDETSVSESLQREAAKKQAMKQTKLEIQKALAEDATVYEYDSIYDEMQKKKEENNPKLLLGKDRKPKYIHNLLKAVEIRKKEQEKRMEKKIQREREMEKGEFDDKEAFVTSAYKKKLQERAEEEEREKRAAALEACLDVTKQRDLSGFYRHLLNQAVGEEEVPKCSFREARSGIKEEKSRGYSKEVSSKSRIPQEKCILQTDVKVEKNPDADSDFDAKSSEDDEVEETRVNCRREKVIETPENDSKHHRNQNHSRSPSEERGHSARHHTKGSRTSRGHEKREDQHQQKQSRDQENHYTDRDYWKERDSHRHREASHRDSHWKRPEQEDKPRSRDQRERSDRVWKREKDREKYSQREQERDRQQNDQNRHSEKGEKEEKSKAKEEHMKVRKERYENNDKYRDREKREVSVQSSERNRDRKESSPNSRAKDTFLDQEISNKMRNIAKDKERNQEKASNSESSLGTKHRLTEERQEKGKEPDRPPEAVSKFAKRNNEETVMSARDRYLARQMARVNTKTYIEKEDD from the exons ACCTCCGTGAGTGAAAGCCTTCAGAGGGAAGCTGCTAAGAAGCAGGCCATGAAACAG accaaaCTGGAAATCCAGAAGGCCCTTGCAGAAGATGCTACTGTGTATGAATATGACAGTATTTATGatgaaatgcagaaaaaaaaggaggaaaataatcCCAAATTGCTTTTGGGGAAAGACCGAAAG ccCAAGTATATTCACAACTTGCTAAAAGCTGTTGAGATCAGAAAAAAGGAAcaggaaaaaagaatggaaaagaaaatccagAGAGAACGAGAAATGGAAAAGGGAGAGTTTGATGATAAAGAAGCATTTGTGACGTCTGCATATAAGAAAAAACTGCAAGAGAgagctgaggaagaagaaagagaaaagagggctGCTGCACTGGAAG CATGTTTGGATGTAACCAAGCAGAGAGATCTCAGTGGATTTTATAGGCACCTATTAAATCAAGCAGTTGGTGAAGAGGAAGTACCTAAATGCAGCTTTCGTGAAGCCAG atctggtataaaggaagaaaaatcaaggGGCTACTCCAAAGAAGTAAGTTCAAAAAGCAGAATACCACAGGAGAAATGCATTCTTCAAACTGATGTGAAAGTAGAGAAAAACCCAGATGCGGACAGTGACTTTGATGCTAAGAGCAGTGAGGATGATGAAGTAGAAGAAACTAGAGTGAACTGCAGAAGGGAAAAGGTCATAGAGACTCCTGAGAATGACTCCAAGCACCACAGGAATCAAAACCACTCTCGGTCACCTAGTGAAGAAAGAGGGCACAGTGCCAGACACCACACGAAAGGATCACGAACATCGAGAGGACATGAGAAAAGGGAAGATCAGCACCAACAGAAGCAATCCAGAGACCAGGAGAACCATTACACTGACCGTGATTACTGGAAAGAAAGGGATTCTCATAGGCACAGAGAGGCCAGTCATAGAGATTCCCATTGGAAGAGGCCTGAACAGGAAGATAAACCAAGGTCAAGggaccaaagagaaagaagtgacAGAGtgtggaaaagggagaaagacagggagaaaTATTCCcaaagagaacaagaaagagaTAGACAACAAAATGATCAGAACCGACACagtgagaaaggagagaaggaagagaaaagcaaagcaaaggaaGAGCATATGAAAGTAAGGAAGGAAAGAtatgaaaataatgataaatacagagatagagaaaaaCGAGAAGTAAGTGTTCAATCTTCAGAAAGAAATCGAGATAGAAAGGAAAGCAGCCCAAATTCTAGGGCAAAGGATACATTTCTTGACCAAGAAATATCCAACAAAATGAGAAACATAGcaaaggacaaagaaagaaaccaggagaAAGCCTCTAATTCTGAATCATCACTGGGAACAAAAcacagactcacagaggaaaGGCAAGAGAAGGGTAAAGAACCAGACAGACCACCTGAGGCAGTGAGCAAGTTTGCAAAGCGGAACAATGAAGAAACTGTAATGTCAGCTAGAGACAGGTACTTGGCCAGGCAGATGGCGCGGGTTAATACAAAGACCTATATTGAGAAAGAAGATGATTGA
- the NSRP1 gene encoding nuclear speckle splicing regulatory protein 1 isoform X4 — protein MQKKKEENNPKLLLGKDRKPKYIHNLLKAVEIRKKEQEKRMEKKIQREREMEKGEFDDKEAFVTSAYKKKLQERAEEEEREKRAAALEACLDVTKQRDLSGFYRHLLNQAVGEEEVPKCSFREARSGIKEEKSRGYSKEVSSKSRIPQEKCILQTDVKVEKNPDADSDFDAKSSEDDEVEETRVNCRREKVIETPENDSKHHRNQNHSRSPSEERGHSARHHTKGSRTSRGHEKREDQHQQKQSRDQENHYTDRDYWKERDSHRHREASHRDSHWKRPEQEDKPRSRDQRERSDRVWKREKDREKYSQREQERDRQQNDQNRHSEKGEKEEKSKAKEEHMKVRKERYENNDKYRDREKREVSVQSSERNRDRKESSPNSRAKDTFLDQEISNKMRNIAKDKERNQEKASNSESSLGTKHRLTEERQEKGKEPDRPPEAVSKFAKRNNEETVMSARDRYLARQMARVNTKTYIEKEDD, from the exons atgcagaaaaaaaaggaggaaaataatcCCAAATTGCTTTTGGGGAAAGACCGAAAG ccCAAGTATATTCACAACTTGCTAAAAGCTGTTGAGATCAGAAAAAAGGAAcaggaaaaaagaatggaaaagaaaatccagAGAGAACGAGAAATGGAAAAGGGAGAGTTTGATGATAAAGAAGCATTTGTGACGTCTGCATATAAGAAAAAACTGCAAGAGAgagctgaggaagaagaaagagaaaagagggctGCTGCACTGGAAG CATGTTTGGATGTAACCAAGCAGAGAGATCTCAGTGGATTTTATAGGCACCTATTAAATCAAGCAGTTGGTGAAGAGGAAGTACCTAAATGCAGCTTTCGTGAAGCCAG atctggtataaaggaagaaaaatcaaggGGCTACTCCAAAGAAGTAAGTTCAAAAAGCAGAATACCACAGGAGAAATGCATTCTTCAAACTGATGTGAAAGTAGAGAAAAACCCAGATGCGGACAGTGACTTTGATGCTAAGAGCAGTGAGGATGATGAAGTAGAAGAAACTAGAGTGAACTGCAGAAGGGAAAAGGTCATAGAGACTCCTGAGAATGACTCCAAGCACCACAGGAATCAAAACCACTCTCGGTCACCTAGTGAAGAAAGAGGGCACAGTGCCAGACACCACACGAAAGGATCACGAACATCGAGAGGACATGAGAAAAGGGAAGATCAGCACCAACAGAAGCAATCCAGAGACCAGGAGAACCATTACACTGACCGTGATTACTGGAAAGAAAGGGATTCTCATAGGCACAGAGAGGCCAGTCATAGAGATTCCCATTGGAAGAGGCCTGAACAGGAAGATAAACCAAGGTCAAGggaccaaagagaaagaagtgacAGAGtgtggaaaagggagaaagacagggagaaaTATTCCcaaagagaacaagaaagagaTAGACAACAAAATGATCAGAACCGACACagtgagaaaggagagaaggaagagaaaagcaaagcaaaggaaGAGCATATGAAAGTAAGGAAGGAAAGAtatgaaaataatgataaatacagagatagagaaaaaCGAGAAGTAAGTGTTCAATCTTCAGAAAGAAATCGAGATAGAAAGGAAAGCAGCCCAAATTCTAGGGCAAAGGATACATTTCTTGACCAAGAAATATCCAACAAAATGAGAAACATAGcaaaggacaaagaaagaaaccaggagaAAGCCTCTAATTCTGAATCATCACTGGGAACAAAAcacagactcacagaggaaaGGCAAGAGAAGGGTAAAGAACCAGACAGACCACCTGAGGCAGTGAGCAAGTTTGCAAAGCGGAACAATGAAGAAACTGTAATGTCAGCTAGAGACAGGTACTTGGCCAGGCAGATGGCGCGGGTTAATACAAAGACCTATATTGAGAAAGAAGATGATTGA